In one Pseudoclavibacter sp. Marseille-Q3772 genomic region, the following are encoded:
- a CDS encoding MarR family transcriptional regulator, with protein MGLTDYRALTLLSAAPDRELRITELATQVGLNQSSTTRLVARLEAKGFAVRDTCPDDGRGIYAVLTESGLALVRELTETYNEHLGALLSSTVATDAERSRAFNAIISFLA; from the coding sequence TTGGGACTGACCGACTATCGCGCCCTGACGCTTCTCAGCGCGGCGCCAGATCGTGAACTGCGGATCACCGAACTGGCCACGCAAGTCGGGCTCAATCAGAGTTCCACCACCAGGCTCGTAGCACGCCTCGAAGCCAAAGGGTTCGCCGTGCGTGACACCTGCCCCGACGATGGTCGCGGCATTTATGCGGTCCTCACAGAGTCTGGCCTTGCACTCGTGCGCGAACTGACCGAAACCTATAATGAACACCTCGGGGCGCTGCTCTCCAGCACTGTTGCCACCGATGCTGAGAGAAGCCGCGCCTTCAACGCGATCATCAGCTTCCTTGCCTGA
- a CDS encoding DsbA family protein, with protein sequence MSTPTIDVYVDYVCPFCFLVEPAIEELKRDRDVRVRVRPFELRPDPVPTLRPEDDYLPRVWRDAVYPMAERVGVPVRLPSVSPQPRTEKSFLVLQLAQEQGLAEVYSRAMFVAFFQDDRDISDEDVIVDIAETLGMDAASVRKAMSSPERLRQHRVDLAHATKTVGVTVVPGIVINGTLLQGVPSATRLKKAVDAVNTSGGSDG encoded by the coding sequence GTGTCAACACCCACCATTGATGTGTACGTCGACTATGTCTGCCCGTTCTGTTTCCTGGTCGAACCTGCCATCGAGGAACTGAAGCGTGACCGCGACGTGCGGGTCCGGGTGCGACCGTTCGAGTTGCGGCCAGACCCGGTCCCCACGCTGCGCCCAGAGGATGACTACTTGCCCCGCGTGTGGCGCGATGCTGTCTACCCGATGGCCGAGCGCGTCGGGGTCCCGGTGCGCCTGCCCAGTGTCTCGCCGCAGCCTCGTACGGAGAAATCGTTCCTTGTGCTGCAGCTTGCGCAAGAGCAAGGCCTTGCTGAGGTCTACTCGCGGGCTATGTTCGTGGCCTTCTTCCAGGACGATCGCGACATCAGTGACGAGGACGTGATCGTCGACATCGCCGAAACCCTGGGCATGGACGCCGCTTCGGTCCGCAAAGCCATGAGCAGCCCGGAGCGGCTACGACAGCATCGCGTCGACCTGGCTCATGCCACCAAGACCGTCGGCGTAACTGTGGTGCCCGGCATCGTGATCAACGGCACGCTTCTCCAAGGCGTCCCGAGCGCGACCAGACTAAAGAAGGCTGTCGACGCCGTGAATACCTCCGGGGGCTCGGATGGCTGA
- a CDS encoding deaminase, whose amino-acid sequence MADFLEDVLTQAVAEALAHVESGGIPFVGVVVDGDRVISEFGVNRVHETGDPTAHAEIVAIRDALTASGRSHLRGATLLATGEPCGMCYRYALDAGITDIRVAVTRDEVAALGFDYRKSYAAFSITDTIRDTHMRPLRAPGDTEPFTRFLTLHNI is encoded by the coding sequence ATGGCTGACTTCCTGGAGGATGTGCTGACCCAGGCGGTCGCCGAAGCGCTGGCCCATGTCGAGAGTGGTGGCATTCCGTTCGTGGGAGTGGTGGTGGACGGCGACCGGGTGATCTCGGAGTTTGGCGTCAACCGCGTCCATGAAACGGGCGATCCAACGGCTCACGCCGAGATCGTGGCTATCCGTGACGCCCTCACCGCCTCTGGGCGCTCTCATCTTCGCGGCGCGACCCTTTTGGCCACCGGTGAGCCGTGCGGCATGTGCTACCGATACGCCCTCGACGCCGGCATCACCGACATTCGGGTGGCCGTCACCCGCGACGAGGTCGCGGCACTCGGTTTCGACTACCGCAAAAGCTACGCAGCGTTCAGCATCACCGACACGATCCGTGACACCCACATGCGACCGCTTCGAGCTCCCGGTGACACCGAACCGTTTACCCGCTTCTTGACTCTCCACAACATCTGA
- a CDS encoding SMR family transporter, whose protein sequence is MQWLYLAVAVVFEVTVGIAAGKARGFRNVPWTIATLISGAIATFFLSLALLTFDVGIGYALWTSLAGVGIVIVGALFLNQRLTWKKLLGIAIVIVGVVGLNLAGTA, encoded by the coding sequence ATGCAGTGGCTCTACCTAGCAGTCGCCGTCGTCTTCGAAGTCACGGTCGGCATCGCGGCCGGAAAGGCCCGGGGCTTCCGCAATGTCCCCTGGACGATCGCGACCTTGATCAGCGGCGCCATCGCCACCTTCTTCCTCAGCCTCGCCCTGCTCACCTTCGACGTCGGCATCGGTTATGCCCTTTGGACCTCCCTCGCTGGGGTCGGAATCGTCATCGTCGGTGCCCTCTTCCTCAACCAGCGACTCACCTGGAAGAAACTCCTCGGCATCGCGATCGTCATCGTCGGTGTCGTCGGCCTCAACCTAGCCGGAACCGCCTAA
- a CDS encoding multidrug efflux SMR transporter encodes MTTTNTTTKETSNTRSWAALLLAGAFEVGYALSVNGSHGFTNLTWSIVALVFFLCTLFFLSVALKRIDVGIGYAVWAGIGAVGSAVLGPVFFEETFTTTKAIWLAVIIAGVVWLKLADSAQLRTDTDAAPRTEQ; translated from the coding sequence ATGACTACGACCAACACCACCACCAAGGAAACTAGCAACACTCGGTCCTGGGCTGCGCTCCTGCTCGCGGGTGCCTTCGAGGTCGGCTACGCACTCAGTGTCAATGGCAGCCATGGATTCACCAACCTGACGTGGTCGATCGTCGCGCTCGTCTTCTTCCTGTGCACGTTGTTCTTCCTCAGCGTTGCACTCAAGCGCATCGATGTCGGCATCGGCTACGCCGTGTGGGCAGGAATCGGAGCCGTTGGATCAGCCGTTCTCGGGCCTGTGTTCTTCGAAGAGACCTTCACTACCACCAAGGCCATCTGGCTCGCAGTTATCATTGCTGGAGTCGTGTGGCTCAAACTCGCCGACAGCGCACAGCTCAGAACAGATACTGACGCAGCACCCCGCACCGAACAGTGA
- a CDS encoding Rib/alpha-like domain-containing protein, translating into MVSSQQSRPPGRGVKWKFVAGAATAASLAFAPGMLAQPSFAADRAWVGTDATTPVTRDDLRARGNDAVEVLYNGSNAPKPGDMNIWPTTDLSESLNVQSQPDMQTCAVTMMGGSESLPIATGESANLPNFTNVHREVAQATPEVARELYSEPNLPNGYIITRAATDADTDLTQSGRVKVTDADAGHLTLAMDGWGKPTFEKQSVAPDMGQSSRLRIATKEPVTDFRLVLRLDDKATLSEKTTSMANWNGWWAPGYTQAPSSNFAISYTTHNGVKYAVVEADTIPANSWATVTFEGRIAASDLATDGQAYAWSAATANFSTLHCEAPTPKWTPEPVQPGTEVTVANVGDEIPQGTLPKETEVTTDKAPENLNVTVDVTTGELKVAPTVDTKSGDYTFPVRITYGDGTHKDVDVTVRVLPTQTEGVDPKDQSLEVKPGAEASTPVVPFEDADGNPASAPEGTTFGPQGDVPSWVTVNPDGTVTAKPGEDVAPGEYPVEVLVTYPDGSTDVSKVTITVVPAQTEGVDPKDQSLEVKPGAEASTPVVPFEDADGNPASAPEGTTFGPQGDVPSWVTVNPDGTVTAKPGEDVAPGEYPVEVLVTYPDGSTDVSKVTITVVEPDAATPTADPTVTTEPIPTATSTQTSGAPDASTPTENGESSGLAATGGEGLTAIALLAGALMLASAVLLYLQRRDRCV; encoded by the coding sequence GTGGTTTCGTCTCAACAGTCACGCCCACCAGGCCGCGGGGTGAAGTGGAAGTTCGTCGCCGGAGCGGCGACGGCCGCCTCGCTTGCCTTTGCCCCCGGGATGCTCGCGCAACCAAGTTTCGCCGCGGATCGTGCCTGGGTAGGCACCGATGCCACGACCCCCGTGACCCGTGACGATCTCCGGGCTCGCGGTAACGATGCTGTAGAGGTGCTCTACAACGGTTCCAATGCGCCTAAACCTGGCGACATGAACATCTGGCCCACAACCGACTTAAGCGAGAGTCTCAATGTCCAGTCCCAACCGGACATGCAGACTTGCGCCGTCACCATGATGGGTGGGTCGGAGAGCCTGCCGATCGCAACAGGTGAATCGGCCAACCTGCCTAACTTCACCAACGTGCACCGCGAGGTCGCGCAGGCCACGCCGGAAGTGGCTCGCGAGTTGTACAGTGAGCCGAATCTCCCGAACGGCTACATCATTACCCGTGCAGCTACTGACGCAGATACCGACCTGACCCAGTCCGGTCGAGTTAAGGTGACTGACGCCGACGCCGGCCACCTGACGCTCGCCATGGACGGCTGGGGTAAGCCGACCTTCGAGAAGCAGTCGGTGGCTCCCGATATGGGGCAGTCTTCGCGCCTACGAATCGCCACCAAGGAACCAGTAACCGATTTCCGTTTGGTACTGCGCCTCGACGATAAAGCAACCTTGTCGGAGAAGACGACCTCGATGGCGAATTGGAATGGTTGGTGGGCCCCGGGGTACACCCAGGCACCTTCGTCCAACTTTGCGATTAGCTACACTACCCACAACGGCGTCAAATACGCGGTCGTTGAAGCCGATACTATTCCAGCGAATTCATGGGCGACGGTCACGTTCGAGGGCCGGATCGCGGCTTCCGATCTGGCTACCGATGGTCAGGCTTACGCCTGGTCGGCGGCAACCGCGAATTTTTCCACCCTGCATTGCGAGGCTCCCACTCCGAAATGGACTCCGGAACCAGTGCAGCCGGGGACCGAAGTCACGGTGGCGAACGTTGGAGACGAGATTCCGCAAGGTACTTTGCCCAAGGAAACCGAGGTCACCACGGACAAAGCCCCGGAAAATCTCAACGTTACCGTTGACGTGACAACTGGCGAGCTCAAGGTGGCGCCGACTGTCGACACTAAGAGCGGGGACTACACGTTCCCTGTGCGCATCACCTACGGAGACGGCACTCACAAGGATGTTGACGTAACGGTCAGGGTGCTACCCACGCAGACTGAAGGTGTGGATCCGAAGGATCAGTCGCTTGAGGTGAAGCCTGGTGCTGAGGCGTCGACCCCGGTGGTTCCGTTTGAGGATGCGGATGGTAATCCGGCGTCGGCTCCTGAGGGTACGACGTTTGGTCCGCAGGGTGATGTGCCGTCGTGGGTGACGGTGAATCCGGATGGCACGGTTACGGCGAAGCCGGGTGAGGATGTTGCTCCTGGTGAGTATCCGGTTGAGGTGTTGGTGACGTATCCGGATGGTTCGACTGATGTTTCGAAGGTGACCATTACGGTGGTGCCGGCGCAGACTGAAGGTGTGGATCCGAAGGATCAGTCGCTCGAGGTGAAGCCTGGTGCTGAGGCGTCGACCCCGGTGGTTCCGTTTGAGGATGCGGATGGTAATCCGGCGTCGGCCCCTGAGGGTACGACGTTTGGTCCGCAGGGTGATGTGCCGTCGTGGGTGACGGTGAATCCGGATGGCACGGTTACGGCGAAGCCGGGTGAGGATGTTGCTCCTGGTGAGTATCCGGTTGAGGTGTTGGTGACGTATCCGGATGGTTCGACTGATGTTTCGAAGGTGACCATTACGGTGGTTGAGCCCGATGCGGCAACGCCGACTGCGGATCCGACAGTTACGACTGAACCGATCCCGACGGCTACCTCGACGCAGACGTCCGGTGCTCCCGACGCATCTACCCCGACAGAAAACGGCGAGAGCAGCGGGCTCGCTGCAACAGGTGGGGAGGGTCTCACTGCCATCGCGCTGCTTGCCGGTGCACTGATGCTGGCGTCTGCGGTGCTGTTGTACCTGCAACGCCGTGACCGGTGCGTATAA
- a CDS encoding DUF6112 family protein — MTHTTTPTTSTATKARTGLLVALGTTALAGAGITWLNWLINLGDQL; from the coding sequence ATGACCCACACCACAACACCAACCACCAGCACCGCCACCAAAGCCCGCACCGGACTCCTCGTCGCCCTCGGCACAACCGCACTCGCCGGCGCCGGCATCACCTGGCTCAACTGGCTGATCAACCTCGGCGACCAGCTCTGA